The window GGATTGACTTCGGTGGTGCGGTGCAGCGATTGCAGCGGCTCCTCGTTGTTGATCACTTCGCGGAAGGTCTGGCGCGGCACGCTGGTTTCTTCCAGCGGCAAGTCGTAGCGCTTGTTGACCACGGTGAACCAATTGATGTCGTCGTTGACGCTGTTGTCGAGAATCCGGCTCGCCCGCCCGACAGCCTTGGACGAATGAAAATAACGCTGTTGCTCGCCATACACGATCAACTCGGAATCGCGCTGGCTGATACGCTCGACCTTGTAGCCGGCATTCTGCTGCAAACGTTGCGAGACGTTGGCCCAGTCAACCTGCTCCATCGCGGTGGTCGGCATCTTCGCCGGCAAAGGCTCGGGCGTTGGATCGTAAGTCTTCGCCGGCGCCTTGCGGCTGACGAAGTTGGTGTGGAAGGTGATGCCGAACATCGCCGTATTACCACGCTCCCACGCCGCGCTGACGTCGACCGAATCCGCCACCTTGAACACCGCGCCGAAGTTGATCGGCGAGTCCTGCTTGATGATGTTGTCCTTCGGTTCGTGCTTGTAATCGTTGCCTTCGTATTCGAGTTTCAGGCTCAGGCGATCCCAGGGAGTCTGATAACTCACGCCACCAAACAACGAAGGCCTGCCGCGAAAGTACGAACCTGAGTTGACGTCACCGGTGCCTTCGAGCGCGGGCCGGGTATCGAAGCGATCACTGACATAGCCCAGCGGGTTATCCATGTCGCCTCGGTTGCCCAGATAACCCCAGGCAATGCCGGCGCTGAAATCGAAATTGTCGTAGCGCTTGTTGGCGACAAAAAACTCACTGGAGAACAAACCCGTACCACCGACGTCTCGGAAGCCCAGGGCGACATCGGGCAACCAATGGCTCTCCTGCCACAGCCGGACTTTGACGTCGACCGCCTTATCCTTATAGCTCTGGCTGCCGCTGAGGGCCTCGGAGCCGTACGGCCGGTTGGTGATCGCGGTGTAACGGAAGGAACCTTCGAGCCAGTCCAGTGGCTGCAACGAAACGCTGTAGCGACTGTAGGGCTCGGTGCGGTTGGCGTTGACGCTCAACTCGCCGGCCGGGGCCATGCGCGCGGTCGGCGTCTGCAACAGACCGGTGCCACCAAAGTCATTCTGAGTAATGCGCGGCTCGGCATGCGCCAGACCACAAGGCAATAACAACACAGCTGCAAAACGTAACTTCAACGAACCACCTCGGCCAGCTGCGTGGCAATCAATTCGGCCAACTGCTGATTCAACTCAGGGACAGGCGGATCCAGATCATCATTTTTCACCGGCACCAGAATCTTGCTGCCTGCCACCGGAAACTGCCCGCTCTCGCGATTCCAGTGGGCAATGCCGACGCGTCGCGAGACACCGTTGGGCTGGATCAGCCACAGGTAATCGGCCTCGGCATCGTCCAGCGGCGGGCAGCTTTCCAGATATTCACGGGCTTCCAGCAAGGGCTGATAAGGCAAATGGCAGGTTTCGGCGACAGCGCCGAGCACCTCAACTTCGTCGACGCGTTTCGGGTAGATCAGGCGATCGCCATCGTCCAGCCGAATGTTGCGGGCGAAGCCGACTTCAATCGCCACCGGGTCGAGATCGGCGATCTGCCGTCCGGTGACCGGCATTTCCCGCACTTGCTCGATCAACCGTTGCGTCAGCGCCACCCGACTCGGTCTATCGAAGAGCGCCGCCATGCGTTGCAACACGTCCAGATCAAACAACACGCCGGCCTTGAGCCGCGTCTGCTCCTCCAG of the Pseudomonas sp. Seg1 genome contains:
- a CDS encoding YjbH domain-containing protein; this translates as MKLRFAAVLLLPCGLAHAEPRITQNDFGGTGLLQTPTARMAPAGELSVNANRTEPYSRYSVSLQPLDWLEGSFRYTAITNRPYGSEALSGSQSYKDKAVDVKVRLWQESHWLPDVALGFRDVGGTGLFSSEFFVANKRYDNFDFSAGIAWGYLGNRGDMDNPLGYVSDRFDTRPALEGTGDVNSGSYFRGRPSLFGGVSYQTPWDRLSLKLEYEGNDYKHEPKDNIIKQDSPINFGAVFKVADSVDVSAAWERGNTAMFGITFHTNFVSRKAPAKTYDPTPEPLPAKMPTTAMEQVDWANVSQRLQQNAGYKVERISQRDSELIVYGEQQRYFHSSKAVGRASRILDNSVNDDINWFTVVNKRYDLPLEETSVPRQTFREVINNEEPLQSLHRTTEVNPAMPHNEKTLYTEAPQHFSYGVGLGFKQNVGGPDGLLYQFSADADAEYRFNRSTWWSGMLSANLKNNFDKFTYDAPSGLPRVRTDLRQYLTESEVTMPMFQLSHTEQLDKDLYGMVYGGYLESMFAGVGGEVLFRPTGERWSVGADLNYVRQREFDQGFGLRDYSVVTGHITGYTDLPYDTLAAVSVGRYLAGDWGGTLDISREFSNGVRFGAWATITTAGSAEYGEGSFDKGIYLSIPFDEMMSMSTMRRANLVWAPLTRDGGARLNRGYQLHSMTDSRDDDMFYRNFEKITE
- a CDS encoding capsule biosynthesis GfcC family protein codes for the protein MLSACLLLISGISQAAVTVSGDVANPGPVKLPAGGRLLDVINEAVPNAEGYWLAGVLLRQSLLEEQTRLKAGVLFDLDVLQRMAALFDRPSRVALTQRLIEQVREMPVTGRQIADLDPVAIEVGFARNIRLDDGDRLIYPKRVDEVEVLGAVAETCHLPYQPLLEAREYLESCPPLDDAEADYLWLIQPNGVSRRVGIAHWNRESGQFPVAGSKILVPVKNDDLDPPVPELNQQLAELIATQLAEVVR